A genomic window from Rhizobium sp. EC-SD404 includes:
- the hemJ gene encoding protoporphyrinogen oxidase HemJ, which produces MVGPEAGAAAGAKARRRAFSAIAALLVGVVLVFWWRPANLDLWIKAVHVVAVISWMAGLLYLPRLFIYHTDAEIGSVQSETFKVMEGRLLKVIMRPAMMISWVLGLWLAYSSFAFSGGWLWAKIVAVVALTVIHLHFFKAWKGFAADRRVHTARYWRMMNEGPTLLMIVIVILVIVKPF; this is translated from the coding sequence GTGGTCGGTCCTGAGGCTGGGGCCGCCGCCGGCGCGAAGGCGCGTCGCAGGGCCTTCTCGGCCATTGCAGCGCTGCTTGTCGGCGTGGTGCTCGTTTTCTGGTGGCGGCCGGCCAATCTCGATCTGTGGATCAAGGCCGTCCACGTCGTGGCGGTGATCTCGTGGATGGCGGGCCTGCTCTATCTGCCGCGGCTTTTCATCTATCACACGGATGCCGAGATCGGCTCAGTCCAGTCGGAAACCTTCAAAGTCATGGAAGGACGGCTGCTGAAGGTGATCATGCGCCCCGCGATGATGATTTCGTGGGTACTGGGCCTGTGGCTCGCCTATTCGAGCTTTGCCTTCTCCGGCGGATGGCTGTGGGCGAAGATCGTTGCGGTCGTCGCTCTGACGGTCATCCATCTTCACTTTTTCAAAGCCTGGAAAGGTTTTGCAGCCGATCGGCGCGTGCACACCGCGCGTTATTGGCGGATGATGAACGAAGGCCCGACGCTGCTGATGATCGTCATCGTCATCCTGGTCATCGTGAAGCCGTTCTGA
- the secB gene encoding protein-export chaperone SecB: MAEETKNSEGSAAPAAADKANGATPTLNVVSQYMKDLSFENPSAPRNAGQRGKAPAININVNVNANPLSETEYDVVLTLNATAKDGETVVFNAELVYGGIFRLQGFAKEHMLPLLFIECPRMLFPFARQIIADATRNGGFPPLMIDPIDFAQMFQQRMAAERTRAASAPAPQVN; this comes from the coding sequence ATGGCCGAGGAAACAAAGAATTCCGAAGGATCCGCAGCACCAGCGGCAGCCGACAAGGCAAATGGCGCGACGCCGACCTTGAACGTGGTTTCGCAGTACATGAAGGACCTGTCCTTCGAAAACCCATCCGCGCCCCGCAATGCGGGCCAGCGCGGCAAGGCGCCGGCCATCAACATCAACGTCAACGTCAACGCCAATCCGCTTTCGGAAACCGAGTATGACGTCGTCCTGACGCTCAACGCGACGGCCAAGGATGGCGAGACCGTCGTCTTCAATGCCGAGCTTGTGTATGGCGGCATCTTCCGGCTGCAGGGCTTTGCCAAGGAGCACATGCTGCCGCTGCTCTTCATCGAGTGCCCGCGCATGCTGTTCCCGTTTGCCCGCCAGATCATTGCGGACGCAACGCGCAACGGCGGCTTCCCGCCGCTGATGATCGACCCGATCGATTTCGCACAGATGTTCCAGCAGCGCATGGCCGCCGAGCGGACCCGCGCCGCGAGCGCGCCGGCACCTCAGGTCAACTGA
- a CDS encoding pyruvate, water dikinase regulatory protein → MDQPKNYFHLHLISDSTGETLMAAGRAASAQFQDAQVLEHVYPLIRNRKQLGAVLDAIDGAPGIVLYTIVDQDLSTMIDTRCREMGVPSVSVLEPIMTVFQSYLGSPSRRRVGAQHVMNAEYFRRIDALNYTMDHDDGQIITDYEEADVVLVGISRTSKTPTSIYLANRGVKTANFPIVPGNPLPPALDQARKPLIVGLIASTERIAQVRQNRVLGNAQGYNAEIYTDRATIAEELKHARSLCLRRNWPMIDVTRKSIEETAAAILALRAKAR, encoded by the coding sequence GTGGACCAGCCGAAAAACTACTTTCATCTGCACCTGATTTCGGACTCCACCGGCGAAACCCTGATGGCGGCCGGCCGCGCGGCGTCTGCGCAATTCCAGGACGCCCAGGTTCTCGAGCACGTCTATCCTCTGATCCGGAACCGCAAGCAGCTGGGCGCGGTGCTCGATGCGATCGATGGCGCACCCGGCATCGTGCTCTACACGATCGTCGATCAGGACCTGTCCACCATGATCGATACCAGATGCCGCGAAATGGGCGTTCCGAGCGTTTCGGTGCTCGAACCCATCATGACGGTGTTCCAATCCTATCTGGGATCTCCGTCGCGGCGCCGTGTGGGCGCCCAGCATGTGATGAACGCCGAGTATTTTCGCCGCATCGATGCGCTGAACTACACGATGGATCATGACGACGGTCAGATCATCACCGATTACGAGGAAGCCGATGTGGTCCTCGTGGGCATCAGCCGCACGTCGAAAACGCCGACCAGCATCTATTTGGCGAATCGCGGTGTGAAGACGGCCAATTTTCCCATTGTGCCCGGCAATCCGCTGCCACCGGCGCTCGATCAGGCGCGCAAGCCGCTGATCGTCGGGCTCATCGCCTCCACCGAGCGCATCGCCCAGGTCCGGCAAAACCGCGTGCTTGGCAACGCGCAAGGGTACAATGCGGAGATCTATACGGACCGCGCGACGATTGCCGAGGAACTGAAGCACGCCCGCTCTCTCTGCCTACGCCGGAACTGGCCGATGATCGACGTGACCCGAAAGTCGATCGAGGAGACGGCCGCCGCGATTCTTGCCTTGCGCGCCAAGGCACGTTAG
- the hemE gene encoding uroporphyrinogen decarboxylase: MRQAGRYLPEYRETRLKAGSFLDLCYTPKHAVEVTLQPIRRYAFDAAILFSDILVIPDALKRGVRFEEGRGPLMEPIDADGIAALTPEGVIDHLAPVFETVRRLRAELPAETTLLGFCGAPWTVATYMIAGHGTPDQAPARLFAYREPAAFARLLDLLSDISADYLCAQIEAGADAVQIFDSWAGVLGEAEFEAFAARPVRRIVDKVRARHPQARIIAFAKGAGARLDGYRKRTDADAIGLDWSVPLSFAKRLQEDGPVQGNLDPMRVVAGGKALDEGIDAILDVLGNGPLIFNLGHGITPQADPAHVTQLVERVRGRS; this comes from the coding sequence ATGAGGCAAGCAGGGCGCTATCTTCCGGAGTATCGTGAGACCCGGCTGAAGGCAGGGAGTTTTCTCGATCTCTGCTACACGCCCAAACACGCTGTCGAAGTGACGCTCCAGCCGATCAGGCGATACGCTTTCGATGCTGCGATCCTGTTCTCGGACATCCTCGTCATTCCCGATGCCTTGAAGCGTGGTGTGCGCTTCGAGGAAGGGCGAGGACCGTTGATGGAGCCGATCGATGCCGATGGCATTGCCGCTCTCACCCCGGAAGGCGTGATCGACCATCTCGCTCCCGTGTTCGAAACAGTGCGGCGTCTGAGGGCCGAATTGCCCGCCGAGACGACCCTGCTCGGTTTCTGCGGTGCGCCCTGGACGGTTGCGACCTACATGATCGCGGGGCATGGGACGCCCGACCAGGCACCGGCACGATTGTTCGCCTACCGCGAACCTGCAGCGTTCGCGCGGCTTCTGGACCTCTTGTCAGACATTTCCGCCGACTATCTCTGCGCTCAGATCGAAGCGGGCGCCGACGCGGTGCAGATATTCGATTCCTGGGCAGGCGTTCTGGGAGAAGCCGAATTCGAGGCTTTTGCCGCTCGACCGGTGCGGCGCATCGTCGACAAGGTTCGTGCCCGTCATCCCCAGGCACGGATCATCGCTTTCGCGAAAGGCGCCGGCGCACGGCTGGACGGCTATCGCAAGCGCACAGATGCGGACGCGATCGGCCTCGACTGGTCGGTACCGCTCTCCTTCGCCAAACGGCTTCAGGAGGATGGTCCGGTCCAAGGCAACCTCGATCCGATGCGTGTCGTGGCCGGTGGCAAAGCTCTGGACGAGGGCATCGACGCGATTCTCGATGTTCTCGGCAATGGACCGCTGATCTTCAATCTCGGTCATGGCATCACGCCACAGGCCGATCCTGCGCACGTGACGCAGCTCGTGGAGCGGGTGCGTGGTCGGTCCTGA
- a CDS encoding FxsA family protein, with product MAFSLVPFMLLAMPIAEISMFILVGSQIGLLPTLGLILVTAIIGSVLLRVQGFGIVRRISEEARAGRVPGRELIHGVMIVVAGILLLTPGFISDTIGFLLFIPAVRDLGWRLVKDRIVVVGAGMAAGMRGQATQPGEGPRPHAGQPRGRTVIDLDEDDYSREPSADSPWRDDTNGRGGPKSH from the coding sequence ATGGCGTTTTCTCTCGTGCCTTTCATGCTTTTGGCCATGCCGATCGCGGAAATCTCCATGTTCATCCTCGTCGGGAGCCAGATCGGGCTTTTGCCGACGCTTGGACTGATCCTGGTCACCGCGATCATCGGGTCCGTTCTGCTGCGCGTCCAGGGCTTCGGCATCGTGCGCCGTATTTCGGAAGAGGCGCGGGCTGGTCGCGTTCCGGGGCGCGAGCTCATTCACGGCGTGATGATCGTCGTTGCCGGCATTCTCCTGCTGACACCCGGCTTCATCAGCGACACGATCGGCTTCCTGCTGTTCATTCCAGCCGTGCGGGATCTCGGCTGGCGTCTCGTCAAGGATCGGATCGTCGTCGTCGGAGCGGGCATGGCTGCCGGCATGCGGGGGCAAGCAACGCAGCCGGGCGAAGGGCCCCGGCCCCATGCCGGTCAGCCGCGCGGCCGCACCGTCATCGATCTCGACGAGGACGACTACAGCCGGGAGCCGTCGGCGGATTCGCCATGGCGGGACGACACGAACGGTCGTGGCGGCCCTAAAAGCCACTGA
- the rho gene encoding transcription termination factor Rho — protein sequence MQEMKLQELKSKSPTDLLAFAETHEVENANVMRKQELMFAILKKLAAQDVEIIGQGVVEVLQDGFGFLRSANANYLPGPDDIYISPSQLRRFALKTGDTVEGPIRGPKEGERYFALLKVNTINFEDPEKIRHKIHFDNLTPLYPDERFKMELDVPTSKDLSPRVIDLVAPLGKGQRGLIVAPPRTGKTVLLQNIAHSITANHPECYLIVLLIDERPEEVTDMQRSVKGEVVSSTFDEPATRHVQVAEMVIEKAKRLVEHGRDVVILLDSITRLGRAYNTVVPSSGKVLTGGVDANALQRPKRFFGAARNIEEGGSLTIIATALIDTGSRMDEVIFEEFKGTGNSEIVLDRKVADKRIYPSMDILKSGTRKEDLLVSRQDLQKIFVLRRILAPMGTTDAIEFLIDKLKQTKNNADFFDSMNT from the coding sequence ATGCAAGAAATGAAGCTGCAAGAGCTCAAGAGCAAATCACCGACCGATCTTCTCGCTTTCGCGGAAACGCACGAAGTCGAGAACGCGAACGTCATGCGCAAGCAGGAACTGATGTTTGCCATCCTGAAAAAGCTTGCGGCGCAGGATGTCGAAATCATCGGTCAGGGTGTGGTCGAGGTTCTGCAGGACGGTTTCGGCTTCTTGCGCTCTGCCAATGCCAATTATCTGCCCGGCCCGGACGACATCTACATTTCGCCATCGCAGCTGCGTCGCTTCGCGCTCAAGACCGGCGATACCGTTGAAGGTCCGATCCGCGGACCCAAGGAAGGCGAGCGTTACTTCGCGCTTCTCAAGGTCAACACAATCAATTTCGAGGATCCCGAAAAGATCCGCCACAAGATCCATTTCGACAATCTGACGCCGCTTTACCCGGACGAGCGCTTCAAGATGGAGCTCGATGTTCCGACCTCCAAGGATCTCTCGCCGCGCGTCATCGATCTCGTCGCGCCGCTCGGCAAGGGTCAGCGCGGACTGATCGTCGCGCCGCCGCGCACGGGTAAGACTGTTCTCCTGCAGAACATCGCGCATTCGATCACGGCAAACCATCCCGAGTGCTACCTCATCGTTCTTCTGATCGACGAGCGGCCGGAGGAAGTGACTGACATGCAGCGCTCGGTGAAGGGCGAAGTCGTCTCGTCGACATTCGACGAACCGGCGACTCGTCACGTGCAGGTTGCCGAAATGGTTATCGAAAAGGCCAAGCGCCTTGTCGAGCACGGTCGTGACGTCGTCATCCTGCTCGATTCGATCACTCGCCTTGGCCGCGCCTACAACACCGTCGTCCCGTCTTCGGGCAAGGTGCTCACGGGCGGCGTGGACGCCAATGCACTTCAGAGGCCGAAGCGCTTCTTCGGTGCGGCGCGCAACATCGAAGAGGGCGGATCCCTGACGATCATCGCAACTGCGCTGATCGACACGGGCAGCCGCATGGACGAGGTGATCTTCGAAGAGTTCAAGGGCACCGGTAACTCGGAAATCGTCCTGGACCGCAAGGTCGCCGACAAGCGCATCTACCCGTCGATGGACATCCTGAAGTCCGGTACGCGCAAGGAAGACCTCCTTGTGTCTCGCCAGGACCTTCAGAAGATCTTCGTGCTCCGGCGCATCCTGGCGCCCATGGGAACAACGGATGCGATCGAGTTCCTGATCGACAAGTTGAAGCAGACCAAGAACAACGCGGACTTCTTCGACTCCATGAACACTTAG
- the dnaQ gene encoding DNA polymerase III subunit epsilon: MREIIFDTETTGLDFRLDRIIEIGCLELIDHFPTGRSFHVYINAQGRPVHPDALQVHGITDEFLADKPTFAQIAGELQEFFGDATLIAHNATFDISFINAEFERIGIGPIGREQILDTLVLARRRHPMGPNSLDALCRRYNIDNGHRTKHGALLDAELLAEVYIEMIGGRQTALGLEVEFGSNGGGRSVEIDISVMVRERPLPPRLTEFEQAAHARLVERLGKNALWRVLR; encoded by the coding sequence ATGCGCGAGATCATTTTCGATACGGAAACGACCGGCCTGGATTTCAGGCTCGATCGCATCATCGAGATCGGATGCCTCGAGCTCATCGACCATTTTCCGACAGGCCGGAGCTTCCACGTCTACATCAATGCGCAGGGGCGTCCGGTGCATCCGGATGCGCTGCAGGTGCATGGGATCACCGATGAGTTTCTGGCGGATAAGCCGACTTTCGCTCAGATCGCCGGCGAATTGCAGGAATTCTTCGGCGATGCGACGCTGATCGCCCACAACGCTACATTCGATATCAGCTTCATCAATGCCGAATTCGAGCGCATCGGTATCGGTCCCATCGGGCGCGAACAGATCCTTGATACGCTGGTGCTCGCGCGCCGACGGCATCCGATGGGCCCGAACTCGCTGGATGCGCTTTGCCGTCGCTACAACATCGACAATGGCCACCGCACCAAGCACGGGGCACTGCTCGACGCGGAACTGCTGGCCGAAGTCTATATCGAGATGATCGGCGGCCGTCAGACAGCGCTTGGTCTGGAAGTCGAGTTCGGAAGCAATGGTGGAGGGAGATCGGTCGAGATCGACATCTCCGTCATGGTGCGCGAGCGCCCGCTGCCGCCACGCCTGACGGAATTCGAGCAGGCCGCGCATGCACGCCTGGTCGAGCGACTTGGCAAGAACGCGTTGTGGCGCGTTTTGCGCTAG
- the mnmE gene encoding tRNA uridine-5-carboxymethylaminomethyl(34) synthesis GTPase MnmE, producing the protein MADPTTDTIVALSSGALPAGVAVLRVSGPHVRFVLETMCGEVPEPRTTALRSIRNRNGEMLDKGLVIYFQSPKSFTGEDCAEFQVHGGRAIVAALLSELAGLPNIRLAEPGEFTRRAFENGRMDLTEAEGLADLIAAQTEMQRRLAVAQADGGLTRLYAGWAHQLLHARALVEADLDFADEDDVPGSVADRVWSDLEALRDEMERHLAYAAIGERIRDGFKIVIVGPPNAGKSSLLNALASREVAIVSPEAGTTRDLISVDVDLGGYAASITDTAGIRATDHGIEREGIARAKKALMNADLVLNLSDNGAYIDDAPENIPHIYVGTKSDLIDNRSIKSDIAISVETGQGVDGLIALCKSKLSELANAPSMALPTRLRHRQHLTESLDYLERAVTGPGMPIELRSEDLRMSADALGRITGRVDVEDVLDVIFSSFCIGK; encoded by the coding sequence TTGGCCGATCCCACCACGGACACGATCGTAGCTCTTTCGAGCGGCGCACTCCCAGCGGGTGTCGCCGTTCTTCGTGTTTCGGGACCCCATGTTCGATTCGTTCTCGAAACGATGTGCGGTGAGGTGCCGGAACCACGCACAACCGCGTTAAGATCGATTCGGAACCGAAATGGCGAGATGCTCGACAAGGGCCTGGTCATTTACTTTCAGTCTCCAAAATCCTTTACCGGCGAAGACTGTGCCGAATTCCAGGTACATGGCGGCCGCGCTATTGTGGCTGCGCTGCTCTCGGAACTGGCTGGACTGCCGAATATCCGCCTTGCCGAACCGGGCGAGTTCACGCGCAGGGCCTTCGAAAACGGCCGGATGGATCTGACAGAAGCAGAAGGGCTGGCTGATCTGATCGCGGCTCAGACAGAGATGCAGCGCCGCCTCGCCGTGGCGCAAGCCGACGGGGGGTTGACGAGGCTTTATGCCGGTTGGGCGCATCAACTCCTCCATGCCCGCGCGTTGGTGGAAGCTGATCTTGATTTCGCGGATGAGGACGATGTCCCGGGATCCGTCGCCGACCGGGTGTGGAGCGACTTGGAAGCGTTGCGTGATGAGATGGAGCGCCATCTTGCCTACGCGGCAATCGGCGAGCGGATCCGCGACGGCTTCAAGATCGTGATCGTTGGCCCGCCCAATGCAGGAAAGTCCAGTCTTTTGAATGCTTTGGCTTCGAGAGAAGTGGCGATCGTATCTCCGGAGGCAGGGACGACCCGCGATCTCATTTCAGTCGATGTCGATCTTGGCGGGTATGCCGCTAGCATCACCGACACCGCCGGCATCCGAGCGACGGATCATGGAATAGAACGGGAAGGCATCGCCCGTGCGAAGAAAGCTCTGATGAACGCTGATCTCGTTCTCAACCTCTCCGACAATGGCGCCTACATCGATGATGCGCCCGAAAACATCCCGCACATCTATGTAGGGACCAAGTCGGACCTGATTGATAACCGCTCGATCAAGAGCGACATTGCGATCTCTGTCGAGACGGGGCAAGGCGTAGACGGTCTGATCGCCTTGTGCAAATCAAAGCTTTCGGAATTGGCTAATGCCCCATCGATGGCGTTGCCCACGCGGCTTCGGCATCGGCAGCACCTTACCGAATCCCTCGACTACCTGGAGAGGGCTGTCACGGGCCCGGGAATGCCTATAGAATTGCGCTCCGAAGATCTTCGAATGTCTGCCGATGCACTTGGACGTATAACGGGTCGGGTCGACGTGGAAGACGTGCTCGACGTCATCTTCAGCTCGTTTTGTATCGGCAAATGA
- the coaE gene encoding dephospho-CoA kinase (Dephospho-CoA kinase (CoaE) performs the final step in coenzyme A biosynthesis.): MIKLGLTGSIGMGKSTTAAMFAARGVPVFDSDAVVHELYAGQAVPMLEAAFPGTTTAKGTIDRVALAQKVLGNREALQKLEAIVHPLVRRERDLFLAEQKASGQPLVLLDVPLLFESGGDADVDRIAVVSCPEDVQKARVLARPGMTQEKLASILARQVPDAEKRARADFIIETGEGLAATEQRVEAIILELTGQPA, translated from the coding sequence TTGATCAAGCTGGGTCTGACGGGATCCATCGGTATGGGTAAGTCGACGACGGCCGCGATGTTCGCCGCCCGCGGCGTGCCGGTGTTCGATTCCGATGCGGTCGTTCACGAGCTTTATGCCGGCCAAGCCGTGCCGATGCTGGAAGCCGCTTTCCCGGGCACGACGACCGCCAAGGGCACCATCGACCGCGTCGCGTTGGCGCAAAAGGTTCTCGGCAACCGCGAAGCGCTCCAGAAACTGGAGGCGATCGTCCATCCGCTGGTGCGCCGCGAGCGGGATCTCTTCCTCGCCGAGCAGAAAGCCAGTGGCCAGCCCCTCGTGCTTCTCGATGTGCCGCTGCTCTTCGAAAGCGGCGGCGATGCCGATGTCGATCGCATTGCCGTGGTGTCCTGTCCGGAAGATGTGCAAAAGGCGCGCGTCCTGGCCAGGCCCGGCATGACGCAGGAGAAATTGGCCTCTATCCTTGCGCGGCAAGTGCCCGATGCCGAAAAGCGCGCCCGCGCCGACTTCATCATCGAGACCGGCGAAGGCCTGGCCGCGACGGAGCAGCGGGTCGAGGCCATTATCCTTGAACTGACTGGACAACCCGCATGA
- a CDS encoding Maf-like protein, producing the protein MAAPIILASSSPFRRQLLQNAGVAFDVVPAEVDERALEAPLADSGATPEDVALVLAVAKAVDVSQRSPGAWVIGSDQTLSLDDEVFHKPEDMEGARRHLLKLSGKTHSLNSAIVLARDGKAVWRHMSTAAMTMRSLDPGFIGRHLASVGDIALKSVGAYQLEGKGIQLFEKIDGDYFTIVGLPLLPLLAELRRVGAIDG; encoded by the coding sequence ATGGCTGCACCCATCATTCTGGCATCTTCGAGCCCCTTTCGCCGACAGTTGCTGCAGAACGCCGGGGTGGCTTTCGATGTCGTGCCCGCCGAGGTCGATGAGCGCGCGCTGGAGGCCCCGCTCGCCGACAGCGGTGCGACGCCCGAAGATGTCGCGCTGGTGCTTGCCGTAGCGAAGGCGGTTGATGTCAGCCAGCGCTCGCCGGGTGCCTGGGTCATCGGTTCCGATCAGACATTGTCCCTGGACGACGAGGTCTTCCACAAGCCCGAGGACATGGAAGGCGCGCGACGCCATCTGCTGAAGCTTTCCGGTAAGACGCATTCCCTGAATTCCGCGATCGTGCTTGCCCGAGACGGCAAAGCTGTGTGGCGTCATATGTCGACCGCGGCCATGACGATGCGCAGCCTCGATCCCGGATTCATCGGACGCCATCTGGCATCGGTGGGCGATATCGCGTTGAAAAGCGTCGGCGCCTACCAGCTCGAGGGCAAGGGCATCCAGCTTTTCGAAAAGATCGACGGCGATTATTTCACCATCGTCGGCCTGCCATTGCTGCCGCTTCTGGCTGAGCTGCGCCGGGTCGGAGCGATCGACGGATGA
- a CDS encoding shikimate dehydrogenase — protein MIRPPAAFVVGHPIGHSRSPIIHGHWLKKHDIAGSYEALDIAPDDFFAFLDRLRSGEAGFVGGNVTMPHKEAAMRGADEIDPNVARLGAGNTLWCVNGRLHLTNTDGYGFLANLDQRAPGWDRGERAVVLGAGGASRAVIDALVERGFDRVDIVNRTVERAGEIAGLFGPKAAAHGMEKFSSLVLNADFFVNTSALGLDGSEVPAIDFTTMRPGAVVTDIVYAPLMTPFLKEAHAQGLRTVDGLGMLLHQAVPGFERWFGLRPEVTMEVRDLVIADLESKH, from the coding sequence ATGATAAGGCCGCCTGCCGCCTTCGTCGTGGGGCACCCGATAGGGCATTCCCGGTCACCGATCATTCACGGCCACTGGCTGAAGAAGCACGACATCGCCGGTTCCTATGAAGCGCTCGACATCGCCCCGGACGATTTCTTCGCATTTCTGGATCGCCTGAGAAGCGGGGAGGCTGGCTTCGTTGGCGGCAACGTGACGATGCCGCACAAGGAAGCCGCCATGCGTGGCGCCGATGAGATCGATCCGAACGTCGCGCGGCTCGGGGCCGGCAACACGCTCTGGTGCGTCAACGGGCGCCTCCATCTCACGAACACGGATGGCTATGGGTTCCTCGCAAATCTCGATCAGCGCGCGCCAGGTTGGGATCGCGGTGAGCGGGCCGTGGTTCTCGGCGCCGGCGGCGCAAGCCGTGCGGTGATCGACGCGCTGGTCGAACGCGGGTTCGATCGGGTCGATATCGTCAACCGCACGGTCGAAAGGGCCGGGGAGATCGCTGGCCTTTTCGGTCCCAAAGCAGCCGCCCACGGGATGGAAAAGTTCTCCTCGCTCGTCCTCAACGCGGATTTTTTCGTCAACACGAGCGCTTTGGGTCTGGATGGTTCGGAAGTGCCCGCCATCGACTTCACCACCATGCGTCCTGGCGCCGTGGTCACCGATATCGTCTATGCGCCGCTGATGACGCCGTTTCTGAAAGAGGCGCATGCCCAGGGACTTCGAACCGTCGATGGGCTTGGCATGCTGCTGCACCAGGCCGTTCCGGGCTTCGAACGCTGGTTTGGACTGCGCCCCGAGGTAACCATGGAAGTCCGTGATCTGGTGATCGCCGATCTGGAGTCAAAGCATTGA